One stretch of Monomorium pharaonis isolate MP-MQ-018 chromosome 10, ASM1337386v2, whole genome shotgun sequence DNA includes these proteins:
- the LOC105831861 gene encoding uncharacterized protein LOC105831861 isoform X1, whose product MLQIVCKNKYNHYKRKKTLYVPDELSFGLDSSIFKGTMDISLNSPKETNLIHPTSSEVNSAAPITNTIDSYNSNEILERLTVLEKQMNELLEGHKQLMQQGQQILEEMLLHQKTVGKVNVTKIFYELLERFPLNTLDQFNEIESDSQRSARKKKYHHLKSLGGSKLRDFLHSSLKEIMTDELVNKFTWSGGAESRNFGDTKTANILYLAAQNCPFFKRPENKMEFKMDMQEVLRAAKQRIRNKI is encoded by the exons ATGCTGCAAATCGTCtgcaagaataaatataaccACTATAAAAG gaAAAAGACATTATATGTTCCGGATGAGCTCTCTTTCGGATTagattcttcaatttttaaggGCACTATGGATATATCACTTAATTCTCCAAAAGAGACGAATCTAATTCATCCTACCTCTTCGGAAGTTAACAGTGCTGCCCCGATTACTAATACGATAGACTCATATAACTCAAATGAAATCCTTGAAAGATTAAC GGTACTAGAAAAACAAATGAATGAACTACTCGAAGGGCATAAGCAATTGATGCAGCAAGGTCAACAGATACTAGAGGAAATGTTACTGCATCAGAAAACAGTAGGCAAagtaaatgtaacaaaaatctTTTACGAACTGCTCGAGCGCTTTCCGCTTAATACGCTAGAccaatttaatgaaatagaaAGCGACTCCCAAAGAAGTGCGCGTAAGAAAAAG tatCATCATTTGAAAAGTTTAGGAGGCTCCAAATTGCGTGACTTTTTACATTCCTCTCTAAAGGAGATTATGACTGACGAGTTGGTTAATAAGTTTACGTGGTCTGGTGGTGCTGAGTCAAGAAATTTTGGTGATACAAAAACTGCCAATATCCTATATC ttgcAGCTCAAAATTGTCCGTTTTTCAAAAGACCAGAGAACAAAATGGAATTTAAAATGGACATGCAGGAGGTTTTACGTGCGGCAAAGCAGAGAAtccgtaataaaatttaa
- the LOC105831861 gene encoding uncharacterized protein LOC105831861 isoform X2, which produces MDISLNSPKETNLIHPTSSEVNSAAPITNTIDSYNSNEILERLTVLEKQMNELLEGHKQLMQQGQQILEEMLLHQKTVGKVNVTKIFYELLERFPLNTLDQFNEIESDSQRSARKKKYHHLKSLGGSKLRDFLHSSLKEIMTDELVNKFTWSGGAESRNFGDTKTANILYLAAQNCPFFKRPENKMEFKMDMQEVLRAAKQRIRNKI; this is translated from the exons ATGGATATATCACTTAATTCTCCAAAAGAGACGAATCTAATTCATCCTACCTCTTCGGAAGTTAACAGTGCTGCCCCGATTACTAATACGATAGACTCATATAACTCAAATGAAATCCTTGAAAGATTAAC GGTACTAGAAAAACAAATGAATGAACTACTCGAAGGGCATAAGCAATTGATGCAGCAAGGTCAACAGATACTAGAGGAAATGTTACTGCATCAGAAAACAGTAGGCAAagtaaatgtaacaaaaatctTTTACGAACTGCTCGAGCGCTTTCCGCTTAATACGCTAGAccaatttaatgaaatagaaAGCGACTCCCAAAGAAGTGCGCGTAAGAAAAAG tatCATCATTTGAAAAGTTTAGGAGGCTCCAAATTGCGTGACTTTTTACATTCCTCTCTAAAGGAGATTATGACTGACGAGTTGGTTAATAAGTTTACGTGGTCTGGTGGTGCTGAGTCAAGAAATTTTGGTGATACAAAAACTGCCAATATCCTATATC ttgcAGCTCAAAATTGTCCGTTTTTCAAAAGACCAGAGAACAAAATGGAATTTAAAATGGACATGCAGGAGGTTTTACGTGCGGCAAAGCAGAGAAtccgtaataaaatttaa